AATCTCTAAAATCCTGTTCATCCCTTGCCTATTAAATCTGCGCAATCTGCATCATCTGCGTGAAAAATTTTCGGTGCTCTCGGTTTCTTCGGTGTTTTCGGTGGCTAATAACTAAATCCTCTTAATCCTTAAATCCTAAAATCCTTGTTTCAAAACTTAAATCTTCGTGAGCTATTTTCGTTTTTTTCGGTGGCTAATAACTAAATCCCCAAAATCCCTAAAATCCTGTTCATCCCCTACCTATTCTTTTTTTAATCTGTGCTATCTGTGTAATCTGTGAGAGCTATTAAATCTGCGTCATCCGCGTTATCTGCGTGCAAAATCTTCGGTGCTCTCGGTTTTTTCGGTGCTTTCGGTGGCTAATAACTAAATCCCCTAATTCCGAACCGAAAAAAAGAGCTTGACTACTATCTCAATTATGCCATATAGGTTTTGTATTATGAATAAGTGGGAAAAAAGAAAACATGAAGATAGATGAAGCAAACCAACTCACAATACCTATTTTTGAAGATAATCCAAAATCTTCAGTTTGGGTTATACTGAATCAGGTAAAGATGATAGAAGTCCTGGTAGAGATTCAAAAAACATCTAATTTAGTCCTAACGAAAAACCGAATTACTGAATTAAAAGCGATTATAACCAATTATAGCAAAGATAAAGAGGGACTTTTAAATATTGAGGCAAACGGAGATACAATTTCTTTGCGGAGAGATATTCTCCTTTCCGAATTGGAACAAATTATGGAATCCCAGACATTGGAGAGAGCACAATATTACCTGAAGCGTTTAATAAATGGCATAAAAAAGGAAAAAACAAGCAAAATTAACGATATCAATCTGCTTCGCTGGAAAGAATATGACGAAATTCTAACCGATAGTTTGTGGTTATTTGATAAAAGAAATACTTCCGGAGCTCATTTGGGCTGGTATTGGGGTAATTTTGTTCCACAAATTCCACATCAAATGATGCTGAGATATACCAAAAAAGAGGACTGGGTTTTAGATACTTTTTTAGGAAGTGGAACTACGCTTATTGAAAGTAAAAGATTGGGAAGAAATGGA
Above is a window of Candidatus Cloacimonas sp. DNA encoding:
- a CDS encoding DNA methyltransferase; protein product: MKIDEANQLTIPIFEDNPKSSVWVILNQVKMIEVLVEIQKTSNLVLTKNRITELKAIITNYSKDKEGLLNIEANGDTISLRRDILLSELEQIMESQTLERAQYYLKRLINGIKKEKTSKINDINLLRWKEYDEILTDSLWLFDKRNTSGAHLGWYWGNFVPQIPHQMMLRYTKKEDWVLDTFLGSGTTLIESKRLGRNGIGIELNAEVANKAEQLIKTEPNKYNVVSDILIGDSRIIDIEPTLNKYATEKVQLLIMHPPYHDIIKFSKDDKNDLSNAETIEEFLKMFKGVVDNVTPYLEKGRYLILVIGDKYSKGEWIPLGFNCMQEVLNSGYILKSIIVKNFEETRAKRNQQELWRYRALVGGFYVFKHEYVMLFKKK